One Deinococcus radiopugnans ATCC 19172 DNA segment encodes these proteins:
- a CDS encoding ABC transporter substrate-binding protein, translating into MRRSLSLSLALLGAASYGTVAGAATLVYGAGGEPVSLDSGTITDGNSATPQMMVYDGLVRFKNGTSDISPSLALRWTSNANATEWTFTLRQGVKFTDGTPFNADAVVYNVNRWWDPAAPGGAKELGKTFTSWQFIFGGFKGDAGTILKSVRTDGPNKVIFTMTRGYAQLPETLATSFFGIASPAAIKKAGAKYGTPAALPVGTGPFIMQDWKTGDRINLIPNKAYWGTKAKYDALVLRFLKDPSARLNELKAGTIDFTTDLNPEQLSAVKADKNLLPVLVPSFNVGMLSLNLGNKYLKNDKVRQAISMAINKKAIVDAFWGDLGVTDASFLPPALKWANSPNVPADYKFDPAAAKKLLADAGYPNGFSLDLWYMPVSRPYFPTPKPIAEAMAADLAAIGIKATLKTEDWAKYLDDRNKAPGFDMYMIGWTGPYASPYNFYNTYYGEEASADSNFGNQKIFDQLRVAAAASTRAAQAKAYAQIHQLTYDANVRLPIVHSRPLAAIRTYVKGWQPGPSSLLPFEDITIDGKK; encoded by the coding sequence ATGCGGCGTTCCCTCTCCCTTTCTCTGGCCCTGCTGGGCGCAGCGTCTTACGGCACCGTGGCGGGCGCGGCCACCCTGGTCTACGGCGCAGGCGGCGAGCCCGTGTCGCTGGATTCCGGCACCATCACCGACGGCAATTCCGCCACGCCGCAGATGATGGTCTACGACGGGCTGGTGCGCTTCAAGAACGGCACCAGCGACATCTCGCCCAGTCTGGCGCTGAGGTGGACCTCGAATGCCAACGCCACCGAATGGACCTTCACCCTGCGGCAGGGCGTCAAGTTCACCGACGGCACGCCGTTCAACGCCGACGCGGTGGTGTACAACGTCAACCGCTGGTGGGACCCGGCGGCCCCCGGCGGCGCGAAGGAACTGGGCAAGACCTTTACCTCCTGGCAATTCATCTTCGGCGGCTTCAAGGGCGACGCCGGAACCATCCTGAAAAGCGTGCGGACCGACGGCCCCAACAAAGTGATTTTTACCATGACGCGCGGCTACGCGCAGCTGCCCGAAACGCTGGCCACCAGCTTCTTCGGCATTGCCAGCCCGGCGGCCATCAAGAAGGCGGGGGCCAAATACGGCACGCCCGCCGCGCTGCCGGTGGGCACCGGGCCGTTCATCATGCAGGACTGGAAGACCGGGGACCGCATCAATCTGATTCCCAACAAGGCGTACTGGGGCACCAAGGCCAAGTACGACGCGCTGGTGCTGCGCTTCCTGAAAGACCCCAGCGCCCGCCTGAATGAGCTGAAGGCCGGCACCATCGACTTCACCACCGACCTGAACCCCGAACAGCTGAGCGCGGTCAAGGCCGACAAGAACCTCCTGCCGGTGCTGGTGCCGTCCTTCAACGTGGGCATGCTCAGCCTGAATCTGGGCAACAAGTACCTGAAGAACGACAAGGTGCGGCAGGCCATCAGCATGGCGATCAACAAGAAGGCCATCGTGGACGCCTTCTGGGGTGATCTGGGCGTGACCGACGCCAGCTTCCTGCCGCCGGCGCTGAAATGGGCCAACAGCCCGAATGTACCCGCCGACTACAAATTCGACCCCGCAGCGGCCAAGAAGCTGCTCGCAGACGCGGGCTACCCGAATGGCTTCTCGCTGGACCTGTGGTACATGCCGGTGTCGCGCCCGTACTTCCCCACGCCCAAGCCGATTGCCGAGGCGATGGCCGCCGATCTGGCCGCCATCGGCATCAAGGCCACCCTGAAAACCGAGGACTGGGCCAAGTACCTGGATGACCGCAACAAGGCCCCCGGCTTCGATATGTACATGATCGGCTGGACCGGGCCGTATGCCAGCCCGTACAACTTCTACAACACCTATTACGGCGAAGAAGCCAGCGCCGACAGCAATTTCGGCAACCAGAAAATCTTCGATCAGCTGCGGGTGGCCGCCGCCGCCAGCACCCGCGCGGCGCAGGCCAAAGCGTATGCCCAGATCCATCAGCTCACGTACGACGCCAACGTCCGCCTGCCCATCGTGCATTCGCGCCCGCTGGCGGCCATCCGCACCTACGTCAAGGGCTGGCAGCCGGGGCCGTCCAGCCTGCTGCCCTTCGAGGACATCACGATCGACGGCAAGAAGTAA
- a CDS encoding alpha/beta hydrolase family protein, which produces MRFSPFLWLSLLLTAPLSSTQAGAQSAAALANIDVADMSIAAAREKKYPGSALNVLTNLRAGSNYSRQVVSYQSDGLKIHALLTVPNGTPPKGGWPAIVFNHGYIPPQQYRTTERYVAYQDAFARAGFVTLKSDYRGHGSSQGEALGGYYSPGYTDDVMNALGSLKRDGRVNAARIGMWGHSMGGFLTLRAMVIDPGIKAGVIWAGVVGDYDAMMTRWNSPVPASIPQGVLNLRKTAVAKYGTPAKNPEFWASLSANSYLKDLGGPLQLHIGTADEDVPVAFHTTLSKDLKAINKPVASYVYPGDNHNLSRNLQTALNRSVAFFKDNL; this is translated from the coding sequence ATGAGGTTTTCCCCCTTCCTGTGGCTGTCCCTGTTGCTGACTGCCCCGCTCTCCAGCACCCAGGCCGGGGCACAGTCGGCCGCCGCACTGGCGAACATCGACGTGGCGGACATGAGCATCGCTGCCGCCCGCGAAAAAAAGTATCCGGGCAGCGCCCTGAACGTGCTGACAAATCTGCGCGCCGGCAGCAACTACAGCCGTCAGGTGGTGTCGTATCAGTCCGATGGCCTCAAGATTCACGCCCTGCTGACCGTTCCCAACGGCACGCCGCCTAAAGGAGGCTGGCCCGCCATCGTGTTCAACCACGGCTATATCCCGCCTCAGCAGTACCGCACCACCGAGCGCTACGTGGCGTATCAGGACGCCTTTGCGCGTGCGGGGTTCGTGACCCTCAAGAGTGACTACCGGGGCCACGGCAGTTCTCAGGGCGAGGCGCTGGGCGGCTACTACTCGCCCGGCTACACCGACGACGTGATGAACGCGCTGGGCAGCCTGAAGCGGGACGGGCGGGTGAACGCGGCGCGCATCGGCATGTGGGGGCACAGCATGGGCGGGTTTCTGACCCTGCGGGCCATGGTGATTGATCCAGGCATCAAGGCCGGGGTGATCTGGGCCGGGGTGGTGGGCGATTACGACGCCATGATGACCAGGTGGAACAGTCCGGTGCCCGCCAGCATTCCGCAGGGTGTGCTGAACCTGCGCAAAACGGCGGTGGCGAAATACGGCACGCCCGCCAAAAACCCGGAATTCTGGGCCTCGCTGAGTGCCAACAGCTACCTGAAGGATCTGGGCGGCCCGCTTCAGCTGCACATCGGCACGGCGGACGAGGACGTACCGGTGGCGTTTCACACCACGCTGAGCAAAGACCTCAAGGCCATCAACAAGCCGGTGGCGAGTTACGTCTATCCCGGCGACAACCACAACCTCAGCCGCAACCTGCAGACGGCCCTGAACCGCAGCGTGGCGTTCTTCAAGGACAATCTCTGA
- a CDS encoding alpha/beta hydrolase family protein codes for MRRLVHFVVLLLVMGAGYVAVTQPENLPFRVPWQGQTPAAPAPQAEAEGDASTEPPPDTTVRTGPFGEVTDAALEALVARQPISIPALRAREYPGSRLTVVRTLNAGSNYSRQVVSYQSDGLKIFALLTVPNGTPPKGGWPAIVFNHGYIPPQQYRTTERYVAYQDAFARAGYVTLKSDYRGHGDSEGEAGGGYNDPGYTVDVLNAAASLKKDPRVNRDRMGVWGHSMGGQLSLRAMLVDPDLKAASLWAGVVASYDVLATDWNPPKGEEKPTLDRLNRRYLRALSPNAYLQDLDGRPIELQQGTADEDVPYSFQQAFADDLRAARQRFTAYRYPGDNHNLSGNLRTALNRSVAFFNDNL; via the coding sequence ATGAGGCGACTGGTCCATTTCGTGGTGCTGCTGCTGGTGATGGGGGCAGGTTACGTCGCTGTGACCCAGCCGGAAAATCTGCCGTTCAGGGTGCCGTGGCAGGGGCAGACGCCAGCCGCCCCAGCTCCGCAGGCTGAAGCTGAAGGGGACGCCTCCACCGAACCGCCGCCCGATACCACCGTCCGGACTGGTCCGTTCGGTGAAGTGACCGACGCCGCCCTTGAGGCGCTGGTGGCCCGTCAGCCCATCAGCATTCCGGCGCTGCGGGCGCGCGAGTATCCGGGCAGCCGACTGACGGTGGTGCGGACCCTGAACGCGGGCAGCAACTACAGCCGTCAGGTGGTGTCGTACCAGTCGGACGGCCTCAAGATTTTCGCGCTGCTGACCGTTCCGAACGGGACACCGCCCAAAGGGGGCTGGCCCGCCATCGTGTTCAACCACGGCTACATTCCGCCTCAGCAGTACCGCACCACCGAGCGTTACGTGGCGTATCAGGACGCTTTCGCGCGGGCCGGGTACGTGACCCTCAAGAGCGACTACCGGGGGCACGGCGACTCGGAGGGCGAGGCTGGCGGCGGGTACAACGATCCCGGCTACACCGTGGACGTGCTGAATGCCGCCGCCAGCCTGAAAAAGGACCCACGGGTGAACCGTGACCGCATGGGCGTGTGGGGGCACAGCATGGGCGGGCAACTGTCCCTGCGGGCCATGCTGGTGGATCCGGACCTGAAAGCTGCCTCGCTGTGGGCGGGCGTGGTCGCCAGTTACGACGTGCTGGCCACCGACTGGAACCCGCCCAAGGGAGAGGAAAAACCGACGCTGGACCGCCTCAATCGCCGCTACCTGCGTGCCTTGAGCCCCAACGCCTACCTGCAGGACCTGGACGGGCGGCCCATCGAGTTGCAGCAGGGCACCGCCGATGAGGACGTGCCCTACAGCTTTCAGCAGGCTTTCGCCGACGATCTGCGTGCCGCCAGGCAGCGCTTCACCGCCTACCGGTATCCCGGCGACAACCACAACCTGAGCGGCAACCTGCGCACGGCGCTGAACCGCAGCGTGGCGTTTTTCAACGACAACCTGTAG